The following proteins come from a genomic window of Diadema setosum chromosome 20, eeDiaSeto1, whole genome shotgun sequence:
- the LOC140243522 gene encoding uncharacterized protein: MSDEPTRVIPAFKEYLKAMNEFIEFVFLRDIPDIMPDDYTGNTDEVVRSCETTEAEWKVQRQTSEEEIAEREVGEGEVVADISEKANDEEGGNVVVEREHTEEKLEMASVEDITAQTRRECADEKEEMDEESQKNVGNEASSDSFELVAAKYQQDPTEEEDEDTKQSLREEDEGEEEEYEEKGDENTQPEEEEEKKETARMARDEDEKCWQEENVETEEEKDECRLMEENKEMVKGAEYQEQETKQKPDQEEECWLEENEQFEEEEEEALRQMEDREFEEEAELDRHEKITNQIEIEEEEEEEDRQQQEIGAKSKHDEEKQEGGARKEDEGCSQEVNEQLGDEKDQGAFGQLENWETKGVAEYWHENINDQIEIEEEEDEEEKEDDDDEEEEEEEERRRQHKIGSEPEQEEEEEEEEDEAWAREEDEECWQEENEQIGEEKDEDKLVEGNGEMARGAECREQEETRQIAVEKDEECWQEENVQLEEEEEEEVLRQMEDRETEGEAEFYRHEEIKNQIEIEEKEEEEEGQQQKIDAKSKHEEEQEKRENNMQERDEPPEKAEPQTDGQDEYAKGEMAGKDEEQGDRNEIDEAEEHDVVNRDEKERLASRELNEIQKGDEEKRQWVLREKSREDQHEDENVREPEKAQEGNTCIVEEKEQKMVVEGVSAEERAILDVYDSGEAFKDNNGFEERGTETSGLGEVKEETGKSAAERQVTRNGKGQVLYEESITTEDEGNMEEGMTRETSQENVMLSKHTKREKKSSRKWWTIFICCISRKRHGDEE; the protein is encoded by the exons ATGAGCGACGAAC CCACTCGGGTGATTCCCGCTTTCAAGGAATATTTGAAGGCGATGAACGAATTCATCGAATTCGTCTTTCTGAGAGATATCCCAGACATCATGCCGGATGATTACACCGGCAACACCGACGAAGTCGTGAGATCCTGCGAGACGACGGAGGCAGAGTGGAAGGTGCAGAGACAGACATCCGAGGAAGAGATTGCAGAAAGGGAAGTTGGAGAGGGAGAAGTAGTAGCTGACATCTCAGAGAAAGCTAACGACGAGGAAGGGGGAAACGTGGTTGTGGAGAGAGAACACACCGAAGAGAAACTAGAAATGGCGTCAGTGGAAGACATCACGGCTCAGACGAGGAGAGAGTGCGCAGATGAGAAGGAAGAGATGGATGAGGAGAGTCAAAAGAATGTTGGAAATGAGGCATCTTCAGACAGCTTTGAACTAGTCGCTGCGAAATATCAACAAGACCCTacggaggaggaggatgaggacaCTAAGCAGTCGTTGAGAGAGGAGGAcgagggggaagaggaggagtaTGAAGAGAAAGGTGATGAGAATACGCAgccggaggaggaggaggagaaaaaggagACGGCGCGGATGGCGAGGGATGAAGACGAGAAGTGCTGGCAAGAGGAAAATGTGGAGACTGAGGAAGAGAAGGACGAGTGTAGGCTCATGGAGGAAAACAAGGAAATGGTGAAGGGAGCAGAGTATCAGGAACAGGAGACGAAGCAGAAACCGGATCAGGAAGAGGAGTGCTGGCTAGAGGAGAATGAGCAGtttgaagaggaggaggaggaggcgttGAGGCAGATGGAGGACAGGGAGTTCGAGGAGGAAGCAGAGTTAGACAGACACGAGAAGATCACGAATCAGATCGAGatcgaggaggaggaggaggaggaggacagaCAGCAACAGGAAATTGGTGCGAAATCTAAACATGATGAGGAGAAGCAGGAAGGCGGGGCGAGGAAGGAAGACGAGGGGTGCTCGCAAGAGGTTAATGAGCAGCTTGGAGATGAGAAGGATCAGGGTGCGTTTGGGCAGCTGGAGAACTGGGAGACTAAGGGGGTAGCAGAGTACTGGCATGAGAACATCAATGATCAGATCGAgattgaggaggaggaggacgaggaggagaaggaggatgaCGACgacgaggaagaggaggaggaggaggagaggaggaggcaACATAAAATTGGTTCAGAACCTGaacaagaggaggaggaggaggaggaggaagatgaagcCTGGGCGAGGGAGGAAGACGAGGAGTGCTGGCAAGAAGAGAATGAACAGATTGGGGAGGAGAAGGATGAGGATAAGCTAGTGGAGGGAAACGGGGAAATGGCGAGGGGAGCAGAGTGTCGGGAGCAGGAGGAGACGAGGCAGATAGCAGTTGAGAAAGACGAGGAGTGCTGGCAAGAGGAGAATGTGCAActtgaagaggaggaggaggaggaggtgttGAGGCAGATGGAGGACAGGGAGACTGAGGGGGAAGCGGAGTTTTACAGGCACGAGGAGATCAAGAATCAAATCGAGAttgaggagaaggaggaggaggaggaggggcaGCAACAGAAAATTGATGCGAAATCTAAACATGAGGAGGAGCAggagaaaagagagaacaaTATGCAAGAACGGGACGAGCCGCCGGAGAAGGCGGAgccacagacggacggacaggaTGAATATGCAAAGGGTGAGATGGCTGGAAAGGATGAGGAGCAAGGAGATAGAAATGAGATTGACGAGGCAGAGGAGCACGATGTAGTAAATAGGGATGAGAAGGAAAGACTGGCATCAAGGGAGCTGAACGAGATACAGAAAGGAGATGAGGAGAAGAGGCAATGGGTGCTGCGCGAGAAAAGCCGGGAAGACCAACACGAAGACGAGAACGTGAGAGAGCCGGAGAAGGCACAGGAAGGGAATACTTGTATTGTTGAGGAGAAGGAACAGAAAATGGTGGTAGAAGGAGTATCTGCAGAAGAGAGGGCAATTCTGGATGTGTACGACAGCGGGGAAGCGTTTAAGGACAATAATGGGTTTGAAGAAAGGGGCACCGAGACCTCTGGGCTGGGGGAGGTAAAGGAGGAAACCGGAAAGTCTGCTGCTGAAAGACAAGTGACAAGGAATGGCAAAGGACAAGTTCTGTATGAGGAGAGCATCACAACAGAGGATGAAGGAAATATGGAAGAGGGCATGACAAGGGAAACGTCACAAGAAAACGTCATGCTATCGAAACACACTAAGAGGGAGAAGAAATCTTCACGAAAGTGGTGGACAATCTTTATATGCTGTATCAGCAGAAAGAGGCACGGCGATGAAGAGTGA
- the LOC140243370 gene encoding uncharacterized protein produces MASHLSEDALRKKFEEEHGDESIAISLGLGPPKPAHISMVMIARRNLPESLSKGSHDQLIDGLMKLTHVRLDRENLVEIDNLEMLGPVTNLYLQENAISVIENLECLTSLQFLTLAGNKIERVENLKMLDTLKLLDLSENRIDHLDVEELPKSLVFLNLTRNRCVESRDYRERILAALPNLKQLDNEMLTKDEKRAAGHPVSSDDDDNEDDVDEEEEDEGLENGAYHDGTDARESVDVDDVFRLSADLIYQSRARAAHHTNQHSLHMHQIEEVRSKSRQAAAAAAAATPSPRAGLTSPGSRGDGGRHFTPSPASR; encoded by the exons GGCCGCCTAAACCTGCCCACATCAGCATGGTCATGATTGCACGGAGGAACCTACCGGAATCACTCTCCAAGGGGTCCCATGATCAGCT CATTGATGGGCTGATGAAGCTGACCCACGTCCGTCTTGATAGGGAGAACCTGGTAGAGATTGATAACCTGGAGATGCTTGGGCCCGTCACAAATCTTTACTTGCAGGAG AATGCCATATCCGTTATTGAAAACTTGGAGTGCCTGACGTCGCTGCAGTTCCTCACCCTGGCAGGGAACAAGATTGAGAGGGTCGAGAACCTGAAAATGCTGGACACGCTCAAACTTTTGGACCTATCAGAAAACAGAATAGACCACCTTGATGTCG AAGAGCTGCCAAAGTCGCTGGTCTTTCTCAACCTGACTAGGAATCGGTGTGTGGAGTCGCGTGATTACAG GGAGAGAATTCTAGCCGCTCTACCAAACCTCAAACAGCTCGACAATGAGATGCTGACCAAGGACGAAAAGCGTGCCGCCGGCCACCCCGTGTCCAGCGATGATGACGACAATGAAGATGATGttgacgaggaggaggaggatgaggggTTAGAAAATGGTGCATACCATGACGGAACTGATGCCCGAGAATCTGTCGATGTCGATG ATGTCTTCCGACTCAGTGCCGACCTCATTTACCAGTCCCGGGCCAGGGCAGCGCACCACACCAACCAGCACAGCCTGCACATGCATCAGATTGAGGAGGTGCGCAGCAAATCACGGCAAGctgccgctgctgctgctgccgcCACCCCATCGCCGAGGGCAGGCTTGACGTCGCCAGGCTCCCGTGGAGACGGAGGGCGTCACTTCACACCATCGCCGGCATCGAGATGA